The DNA segment AGCAGGCGATGTATTTCAAGGAGCTCAACGGCGACTGCGACACCACCATCCTGTTCGACAACCTGCGCACCCCCGGTGCCGGCGGTGAGGATTTCTACCGCGCCGGTCAAGAGGCGATGGTCACCTTCTCCAAGGGTATCGCCTCAGAGGTCGTCACAGGCGACAGCCTGACGGTCAAGTTCGAGGACAAGATCCTCAACGAAGAGACCGAGATGGTCTGTGACCTGGTGGTCCTGGCCACCGGCATGGAGCCCAACTCCGGTCCCGATCCCTACGCCCAGTTGATGGTGGACGAGGCAGAGGACGAAGAGGAAAAGGCGAAGGCCCAGGCGGCACTGGAAAATGCCCCCCCTTCAATCCTCAACCTGCAGTATCGTCAGGGTACCGACCTGCCCCATCTGAAGAACGGATTCAATGACTCTCACTTCATCTGTTTCCCCTACGAGAGCCGCCGTACCGGCATCTACGCCGCCGGCCCTGTACGCCGTCCCATGGACGCCCAGCAGGCCCGCGACGACGCCACCGGTGCAGCCTTGAAGGCGATCCAGGCAGCCGAGAACGCAGGCAAGGGACGTGCCGCGCATCCCCGCTCCGGCGACCTCTCCTTCCCGAGCTTCCGCAAGGAGGGTTGTACCCAGTGTAAGCGCTGTACCGTTGAGTGCCCCTTCGGCGCCATCAACGAGGACGAGGAAGGCTATCCGATGTACAACGAATCCCGTTGTCGTCGCTGCGGCACCTGCATGGGCGCCTGCCCGGTGCGCGTCATCTCCTTCGAGAACTACTCGGTGGAGACCGTCAACCAGCAGATCAAGAACGTGGAGATCCCGGAAGAGTGGGATGAGAAACCCCGTATCCTGGTACTGGCCTGTGAGAACGACGCCTATCCGGCTCTCGACCAAGCCGCCCAGGCGGGTGTGGAGATCAACCCCTGGGCCCGGGTCATCCCGGTGCGCTGTTTGGGATCCGTGAGCCTCTCCTGGGTGACCGATGCCTTGAACAACGGTTATGACGGCATCGTCATGATGGGCTGTCGTCGTGATGACGACTACCAATGCCACTTTGTACGCGGTTCGGCCATGGCGGCGGAGCGCATGAGCAAGGTGGGTGACACCCTGGATACGCTGAACCTGGAACCGGAGCGGGTGATCCTGCACGAGGTTGCCATCACCGACGTGGAGCGTGCGCCGCAGTTGATCAACGACATGGCGGAGACCGTCGAGAAGATCGGCCTGAGCCCGTTCAAGTTCTAAGGGGATAGAAAATGAGTGATTTGAATACCGCAATGATCGAAAAGTATCGCAGCAGCTTCTTGAAAGAGGTTGAGGCGAATGTGGAGGAGGGAGAATGGGTCAAGATGTGCATGCAGTGCGGCGTCTGCTCCGGCTCCTGCCCGCTGGGTAAGCATTGGGATCATCCCCCCCAGGAGCTCTTCATGATGATCCGCGCCAACAAGCGCGACGAGGTGCTGGGCACCGACTCCATGTGGATGTGCACCTCCTGCTACAACTGCATCGCCCGCTGCCCCCGCGGCCTGCCGATCACCCACATCATGCACGGCCTGGCGGTCTATTCGAAACGTCTCGGCCTGGTGCAGAAGAAACAGCCCACCGCTGAGTTCTCGCAGATCTTCTGGGACAACCTGATGAAGAAGGGCCGGGTCAACGAACTGAAACTCGGTCTCTCCATGTACTTCAAGGACGGTTTCGGCCAGGGCATCAAGAACGCCATGGCGAATCAGAAACTGGGCCAGAACATGATGAAGGCCAAGCGCATGAACGCCATGGAGTTCTTTGGCGGACACAGCGTAAAGGATCTCTCCGGCTTCCAGAAGATGGTGAAGAAGGCCCAGGAGATCGAAGAAGGCAACCTGAAAGACGCGAAGTGAGGAACGACCGACATGGCTAAGATAGAACTATCATTCTACCCGGGTTGCTCCTCACAAAAGGGCGCCACCTCATCCAACTATTTAGTCTCCGCGCAAACCATGTGCGAGGAGCTGGACATCCAGCTCAACGAGATCCCCGACTGGAACTGCTGCGGCGCCTCCATCGGCTACGGCGGTGGCGGCGAACTGCCCCGTCTGGCCCTGTCCGTGCGCAACATCGCGCTGTCCGAGGAGCACAACTCCGGCCAGGAGATCGTCGCCACCTGCGCCGCCTGCTGGCTCTCCACCCGGGAGGCCAAGGAGCGCCTGCACGAAGACGAGCAGATGTTCAAGGACGCCAACGCCGCCCTCTCCGAGGCCGGTCTGAAATACCAGGGCGAAGCCAACGTGCGCCACATGGTGGAAGTGCTGGTGGAAGACATCGGTTTCGACGGCATCAAATCCAAGGTCAAGAAGCCCCTGGAGGGCCTCAAGATCGCCGGCTACGTGGGCTGTCAGACCAACCGTCCTTTCGGCATCGCCGGCGAATCCTTCGAAAACCCTCAGTACCTGGACAAGATCGTGGAGAGCGTCGGCGCTGATTCGATTCCCGGCTACGAAAAAAAGGTCCAGTGCTGCGGCGGCGCCCTCGCCTTCTCCGAGCCCGAAAAGTCCCAGGAGATGATCAAAGGCATCATCGAAGCGGCCTACGACAACGGCGCCGATATGATCGTCACCCCCTGCCCCCTGTGTCAGGCCAATGTGGAGATCTATCAGGACAACATCAATGACACCTACGGCACCAAGTTCAATATGCCGGTGGTTTACTACTCTACCTTGATGAGTGTCGCCTTCGGCCGTAGTGCCAAGGACGCCGCCCTCGACGGCCAGGTGATCCCGGCCAAGCAGCTTGAAGAAATCGCTAATAAATAAGGCGGTCAAACTTCAGACTTGAAAGCCCGCTTAGGCGGGCTTTTTTTTGCTTTGGGGAAATTGTGGGGGGCGTGAGAATATGAATCTTTTTATCGCATGTATACAGCTTATTTGGGTTTAAACAGGCTTTGCTGGGGAGAAAAACACGTTGTTTTCTTGCGTTGGGTTTAGAAATGGTTTAAATAAACAGTGAAATCCAATTCATGCCAGCACAGGGAACTTTGGAAGTGAATGCAACGGATCGGAAAATCCAACCCCGTACCCACACCGCCTCAACCAGTTTGACGTCACAGAAAACTGTCGGGCACATGCCCCTTCAATTAATCAAAGTCCTTATATGGTGCTTTAAATATTCACTTGTCGGCATAAGTCATTATTTGTGGCGTCCCCAAAATCCACT comes from the Candidatus Thiodiazotropha sp. CDECU1 genome and includes:
- a CDS encoding FAD-dependent oxidoreductase, producing the protein MAEEKKFAGYVCTGCGLGERLDAGQLETTATRDGKMQSCKQHEMLCNAEGVQMIKDDIANDDVTHVMIAACSRRAKVEAFNFTDVALTRANLREGVIWVRPDTDENKETTQEMADDYIRMACAELKSMTKPSASGEQSLNKNILVVGGGVTGMTAAIEAAAAGYPVHLVEKSGKLGGAIGGYYKVIPNRSPYDAPAENPVPGMVAAIEADDKITVHLNSTLAKTEGAPGRFNVEVATESGSSETLTIGAIVQASGWKPYDAGQLPEFAYDKSADVVTNHELEALAVAANGGPIKRPSDGKEVQSVCFIQNAGQCSDKEGHLTYFAGVTDLVSIKQAMYFKELNGDCDTTILFDNLRTPGAGGEDFYRAGQEAMVTFSKGIASEVVTGDSLTVKFEDKILNEETEMVCDLVVLATGMEPNSGPDPYAQLMVDEAEDEEEKAKAQAALENAPPSILNLQYRQGTDLPHLKNGFNDSHFICFPYESRRTGIYAAGPVRRPMDAQQARDDATGAALKAIQAAENAGKGRAAHPRSGDLSFPSFRKEGCTQCKRCTVECPFGAINEDEEGYPMYNESRCRRCGTCMGACPVRVISFENYSVETVNQQIKNVEIPEEWDEKPRILVLACENDAYPALDQAAQAGVEINPWARVIPVRCLGSVSLSWVTDALNNGYDGIVMMGCRRDDDYQCHFVRGSAMAAERMSKVGDTLDTLNLEPERVILHEVAITDVERAPQLINDMAETVEKIGLSPFKF
- a CDS encoding 4Fe-4S dicluster domain-containing protein, with amino-acid sequence MSDLNTAMIEKYRSSFLKEVEANVEEGEWVKMCMQCGVCSGSCPLGKHWDHPPQELFMMIRANKRDEVLGTDSMWMCTSCYNCIARCPRGLPITHIMHGLAVYSKRLGLVQKKQPTAEFSQIFWDNLMKKGRVNELKLGLSMYFKDGFGQGIKNAMANQKLGQNMMKAKRMNAMEFFGGHSVKDLSGFQKMVKKAQEIEEGNLKDAK
- a CDS encoding CoB--CoM heterodisulfide reductase iron-sulfur subunit B family protein codes for the protein MAKIELSFYPGCSSQKGATSSNYLVSAQTMCEELDIQLNEIPDWNCCGASIGYGGGGELPRLALSVRNIALSEEHNSGQEIVATCAACWLSTREAKERLHEDEQMFKDANAALSEAGLKYQGEANVRHMVEVLVEDIGFDGIKSKVKKPLEGLKIAGYVGCQTNRPFGIAGESFENPQYLDKIVESVGADSIPGYEKKVQCCGGALAFSEPEKSQEMIKGIIEAAYDNGADMIVTPCPLCQANVEIYQDNINDTYGTKFNMPVVYYSTLMSVAFGRSAKDAALDGQVIPAKQLEEIANK